One window from the genome of Desulfobacterales bacterium encodes:
- a CDS encoding S1C family serine protease: MQKKIISQSLFVVCILVLSATVCAEQTPADILKAIVKIKATVPQDAYTAQILGTAREGNGVVIDERGHILTIGYLILEAETIDIYKTNGDPIKADFVAYDYQTGFGIIRASAPMFIDPVRLGQSDRLKAGDPILIAGFGGSEAVLGSRVVSRSEFAGYWEYLLEDAIYTSPPYPNYGGAALIDREGQLLGIGSIFTQLNIAGLGVIPCNMSVPIDLLKPILADLLETGRSSGPPQPWIGVHASETHGRVFIIRVTPQGPAAKAGIKAGDIVVAVNQKPVKGLAQFFRQIWATGPAGVKVSLSILQETQVRDIGVLSADRYRFLKVNRQR; the protein is encoded by the coding sequence ATGCAAAAAAAAATAATAAGCCAATCTTTATTTGTTGTATGTATATTGGTTTTGAGTGCTACTGTTTGCGCTGAGCAAACACCTGCCGATATCCTTAAAGCAATCGTCAAGATCAAAGCCACCGTCCCTCAGGATGCCTACACGGCTCAGATTCTGGGAACCGCACGCGAAGGAAATGGTGTGGTCATTGATGAGAGAGGTCACATCCTCACCATCGGGTATTTGATCCTTGAAGCTGAAACCATTGATATCTATAAAACGAATGGCGATCCGATCAAAGCCGATTTCGTGGCGTATGACTATCAAACCGGTTTTGGCATTATAAGGGCGTCAGCACCGATGTTCATCGACCCCGTTAGACTGGGTCAGTCCGACCGGTTGAAAGCGGGCGATCCGATTTTGATCGCCGGATTCGGTGGCTCAGAAGCGGTTCTGGGCTCACGGGTTGTCTCGCGCAGTGAATTTGCGGGCTATTGGGAATATCTGCTTGAAGATGCCATCTACACAAGCCCGCCTTATCCCAATTACGGTGGTGCCGCCTTAATTGACCGTGAGGGACAATTGTTGGGAATCGGATCCATTTTTACCCAACTCAATATCGCGGGACTTGGCGTCATTCCCTGCAATATGTCGGTTCCCATTGATCTTCTCAAACCGATATTGGCAGATCTGCTTGAAACAGGGCGTTCTTCAGGACCCCCTCAACCCTGGATAGGCGTCCATGCGAGTGAAACGCATGGACGCGTTTTCATCATTCGGGTAACGCCGCAAGGCCCTGCTGCAAAAGCCGGTATAAAGGCCGGTGACATCGTTGTGGCGGTAAACCAAAAACCGGTGAAAGGACTGGCGCAGTTTTTCCGGCAGATCTGGGCAACAGGGCCCGCCGGTGTGAAGGTCTCTTTGAGCATCCTGCAGGAGACGCAGGTACGTGATATCGGCGTGCTATCAGCCGACCGCTACCGATTTCTAAAAGTAAATCGACAGCGCTAA
- a CDS encoding ankyrin repeat domain-containing protein, translating to MELSRQKALVLLLIALCGLMLFSNERVSAGKLSEQLISAAELGEIDTVKKILEKGVPVEAKDLDGWTALMKATYEGHENIVQELINRGASPNAQENAGWTSLMMAAQFGYREIAKILLQNGAKIETQNNTGATAIMFAALNGHQGLIQDMQAPPEFINLTDRSGKSALIFAAAGGYSEVVEQLIALGADVNLKDKTNNTALIFAVQRGHEKVVQILLENCADVRAVDDQGKTASKWAVEKQYTGIFQLLVTAPPCN from the coding sequence ATGGAACTGTCACGCCAAAAGGCCCTGGTTTTGCTCCTGATCGCCTTGTGCGGATTGATGCTATTTTCAAATGAGCGTGTGAGCGCCGGAAAGCTATCTGAACAGCTTATCAGCGCTGCCGAACTGGGCGAAATCGATACCGTAAAAAAAATACTGGAAAAGGGCGTACCGGTGGAGGCAAAAGATTTGGATGGTTGGACCGCCCTAATGAAAGCCACCTACGAAGGCCACGAAAATATCGTCCAAGAGCTCATCAACCGGGGTGCCAGCCCAAACGCCCAGGAAAACGCTGGCTGGACATCGCTGATGATGGCAGCCCAGTTTGGCTACCGTGAAATCGCTAAGATATTACTGCAGAACGGTGCAAAAATTGAGACTCAAAACAATACCGGTGCCACTGCCATCATGTTCGCAGCCTTAAACGGCCATCAAGGATTAATTCAAGACATGCAAGCCCCGCCTGAGTTTATCAATCTTACGGACCGAAGCGGTAAAAGTGCGCTGATTTTTGCAGCGGCCGGTGGATATTCTGAGGTCGTTGAGCAGTTGATTGCGCTTGGCGCCGATGTAAACCTCAAAGACAAGACCAATAACACGGCTCTGATTTTCGCTGTTCAGCGCGGCCATGAAAAAGTGGTTCAAATCCTGCTGGAAAACTGTGCTGATGTTCGCGCTGTCGACGATCAGGGCAAAACAGCTTCCAAGTGGGCTGTGGAAAAACAATATACCGGCATATTTCAGCTGCTGGTTACCGCACCACCCTGCAACTAA
- a CDS encoding SHOCT domain-containing protein translates to MKKESGELFRGILLAHLVLFLHLLFIIGLGIVIIFFRGVSQYMLWIFLGLTAVFIASGFFCYHFIKTKGRQTLKDIEKSAVFKNRNVEVRFLGGMASLKVSQPGGAMAIEHNPAEISDPQHQLEDPDTLQIRELERLADMLEKDLITRDEFLIAKKKLLKT, encoded by the coding sequence ATGAAAAAAGAAAGCGGAGAACTCTTCAGAGGCATATTGCTGGCGCATCTTGTCTTATTTTTACACCTGCTGTTCATTATTGGCCTGGGGATTGTGATTATTTTTTTCCGCGGTGTTTCTCAATATATGCTCTGGATATTTCTGGGGCTAACAGCTGTGTTCATCGCCTCTGGATTTTTCTGCTACCACTTTATTAAAACCAAAGGCCGGCAGACGCTTAAGGATATCGAAAAATCTGCTGTTTTTAAAAACAGAAATGTTGAAGTTCGGTTTCTAGGCGGAATGGCCTCCTTGAAGGTCAGTCAGCCTGGCGGCGCAATGGCAATTGAACATAACCCCGCAGAAATCTCAGATCCGCAGCATCAGCTGGAAGATCCGGACACGCTTCAAATCCGTGAACTGGAAAGATTGGCCGACATGCTTGAAAAAGACCTCATTACGCGTGACGAGTTTCTGATCGCCAAGAAAAAACTCCTCAAAACCTGA
- a CDS encoding FAD-dependent oxidoreductase gives MEKHSDVLVIGGGIIGLASAYYLAKTGQKVRLLEQDQIGAGASNGNCGLVVTSHLVPLCAPGTIRQETKRWLKGQSPLYIKLALDMKRFLWLFNFARKCNPTHLTHAISAREQILTHSRALFSKLFTQESIDCDWEEKGVLMIFKSQVAMQKYGTINPLLKPYGHDAVSLTGDELFRLEPALRKDLYGAWLHKTDGHLRPDRLMPAWQQVLKAQGVAFEENCRLDTLVAENRHIQKAQTTGGSFTADTYVLATGAWTPQLTRQLNLNLPVQPGKGYSLTMPRPAACPEIPCYFYEKSVVATPWNSGFRLGGTMEFSGFNSKIYTRRIQNLTAAASEYLQEPLDQTSMEEWVGMRPMVYDDLPIIDRAPNHPNLVIATGHGMSGISMATSTGKLVAEIITGHEPHIDPAAFSIRRFNT, from the coding sequence ATGGAAAAACACAGTGATGTTTTGGTTATCGGTGGCGGCATTATCGGGCTGGCCAGCGCCTATTATCTGGCCAAAACCGGCCAAAAGGTCCGTCTGTTGGAACAGGATCAGATCGGCGCCGGCGCCTCTAATGGCAACTGCGGTTTAGTTGTGACCAGCCATCTGGTGCCGCTGTGCGCCCCGGGAACCATCCGCCAGGAAACAAAGCGCTGGCTGAAGGGACAGTCCCCTCTCTACATTAAGCTGGCGTTGGATATGAAACGGTTTTTGTGGCTATTTAATTTCGCCAGAAAATGCAACCCCACCCACCTGACCCACGCCATCAGCGCCAGAGAACAAATATTAACCCATTCACGAGCGCTGTTTTCAAAACTGTTCACACAGGAGTCAATTGATTGTGATTGGGAAGAAAAAGGCGTTCTGATGATCTTCAAATCACAGGTGGCGATGCAAAAATATGGCACGATCAACCCTCTGTTAAAGCCGTATGGTCATGATGCCGTATCTTTGACCGGTGACGAGCTCTTTCGCCTGGAGCCGGCGTTGCGCAAAGACCTCTATGGTGCCTGGCTGCATAAAACAGATGGCCATCTGCGGCCGGACAGGCTGATGCCGGCCTGGCAGCAGGTTTTAAAAGCACAGGGCGTGGCCTTTGAAGAAAACTGCCGATTGGACACCCTGGTTGCCGAAAATCGGCATATTCAAAAAGCGCAGACGACCGGTGGTTCTTTTACGGCGGATACATATGTACTGGCCACCGGTGCCTGGACGCCACAGCTGACCCGGCAATTAAACCTGAACCTGCCGGTTCAACCCGGCAAAGGGTACAGCCTGACGATGCCCCGGCCGGCAGCCTGCCCCGAGATTCCGTGCTATTTTTATGAAAAAAGTGTTGTGGCGACCCCCTGGAATAGCGGTTTTCGGTTGGGCGGCACCATGGAATTTTCAGGCTTTAATTCCAAAATTTATACCCGGCGAATTCAAAATTTGACAGCTGCCGCCTCAGAATACCTGCAAGAGCCCCTTGATCAGACGTCGATGGAAGAATGGGTCGGCATGCGCCCCATGGTTTATGATGATCTTCCGATCATCGATCGCGCCCCCAACCACCCGAATCTGGTCATCGCCACCGGTCATGGGATGTCGGGCATATCCATGGCCACCAGCACTGGAAAGCTCGTGGCAGAAATCATTACCGGACATGAACCGCATATCGATCCAGCCGCTTTTAGTATTCGACGATTCAACACCTGA